From Vidua macroura isolate BioBank_ID:100142 chromosome 5, ASM2450914v1, whole genome shotgun sequence, the proteins below share one genomic window:
- the SLC25A3 gene encoding phosphate carrier protein, mitochondrial — MFSSIAPLARHNPFYAPHFQLVQDGVRKRPAEPAEAPTTRRGLAAASADEEYSCEYGSLKFYALCGVGGVLSCGLTHTGVVPLDLVKCRMQVDPQKYKSIFNGFSVTINEDGVRGLAKGWAPTFIGYSMQGLCKFGFYEVFKILYGNMLGEENAYLWRTSLYLAASASAEFFADIALAPMEAAKVRIQTQPGYANTLRQALPKMFAEEGIWAFYKGVAPLWMRQIPYTMMKFACFERTVEALYKYVVPKPRSECTKGEQLVVTFVAGYIAGVFCAIVSHPADSVVSVLNKEKGSSASQVLMRLGFKGVWKGLFARIIMIGTLTALQWFIYDSVKVYFRLPRPPPPEMPESLKKKLGLTE, encoded by the exons ATGTTCTCGTCCATCGCGCCGCTCGCGCGGCACAACCCGTTCTACGCGCCGCACTTCCAGCTGGTGCAGGACGGCGTGAGAAAGCGCCCAGCGGAGCCCGCGGAGGCCCCCACCACGCGGCGGGGCCTGGCGGCCGCGTCCGCCGACGAAG AATACAGTTGTGAATATGGCTCGCTCAAGTTTTATGCTCTCTGTGGCGTTGGTGGGGTCCTAAGTTGTGGCCTGACACACACTGGTGTCGTACCTCTGGATTTAGTGAAATGTCGAATGCAG GTTGATCCACAAAAATACAAGAGCATCTTCAATGGATTTTCTGTGACAATCAATGAAGATGGTGTTCGTGGCTTGGCTAAGGGATGGGCTCCAACCTTTATTGGCTACTCCATGCAAGGGCTTTGTAAATTTGGTTTCTATGAAGTTTTCAAAATCCTGTATGGCAACATGCTGGGAGAG GAAAATGCCTATTTGTGGCGTACTTCGCTATATTTAGCTGCATCTGCCAGTGCGGAGTTTTTTGCTGACATTGCTCTGGCTCCAATGGAAGCTGCTAAAGTTCGTATTCAGACACAGCCTGGATATGCAAACACTCTACGGCAGGCTTTACCCAAAATGTTTGCAGAAGAAGGCATCTGGGC TTTCTATAAAGGTGTTGCTCCACTATGGATGAGACAGATTCCATACACAATGATGAAATTTGCCTGCTTTGAACGTACTGTTGAAGCTCTCTACAAGTACGTTGTTCCCAAGCCACGAAGCGAATGTACAAAAGGAGAACAGCTGGTAGTCACATTTGTTGCAGGCTATATTG CTGGTGTGTTCTGTGCAATTGTTTCCCATCCTGCTGACTCTGTGGTGTCTGTGTTGAACAAAGAAAAGGGCAGCTCAGCTTCACAGGTTCTTATGAGGCTTGGATTCAAAG GTGTATGGAAAGGTCTGTTTGCTCGTATCATTATGATTGGTACCCTGACTGCACTACAGTGGTTCATCTATGATTCTGTCAAGGTTTATTTCAGACTTCCTCGCCCACCTCCACCTGAAATGCCAGAATCTCTGAAGAAGAAGCTCGGTCTAACTGAATAG